GGCAACAGGGAATCAATGTTGCATGTGGCAGCTCCACAACACGTGCTGGGTGGAACGTCATGTGAAAGAATTGGGACTTTCTCCAGGGAAAGATCGAAACCTCAATCTTTTTATGTGATCTGATCGCGATACAAGTGTCGCATCGGCCCACGACAGCGGCGCACTTCTTGGCCGTACCCTTGTCAGGCCCCATCAGACTGAGATTTATGGGATTCGCCCAGTGAGCAGCACACTGCTTCAGTGTCTTCACCGAAATTCAAACCTCTTCGCACAGCTGTTCAGTTTTTGACGCACGAGTCACTCTCGGCTGAAAGCAAGTGTTCAGTGCACTGTCTCCGAAAAAATTTGCTGTGGCAATCCACACATCTGCTGTGTTGCATGAGAAACACTATCCACCCTGAATTGCTGTCGTGCTTAGTCACACCAGGAGTCCAGTATTATCTCAAAATCGCTGAATTTCGACATCATATGATATCAAGGTATATTCTAATCGGTTGTGTTCTACGCGCAATACATGTATTACTGTCTTCGCTCGCAAGAACTCAccaaaagaaaaagacagcagaggcgTACACGGAAAGCACGCAGATATAATCTTCACTGGAACTGTGTATAAAAGCACGTCCAGAGATACGGAAACGATCAAAGCCGATCTCCTTCTAGAGATCACGGAGAAGCTCTAACTTGAACTCCGCTGTCGCTTATGAAGAATCATTAGGAAGTGGCCTCACAGGCTCTAGTTTTTGTCAAGCGCgtcacagagaaagagacgctgaaaaaaaaacgccaTGATACGCCTGATTTTGCCAGTCAGCAGTGTAATTCAGGGGTTCCAGCCTCGCGTCCTTTGCCGCACCCAACGCAGCATGAACGTAACTGAATTCTTGCACTTTCTTCGGTATGCTCGAATCTACACAAGACAATACAAACAATCTTCTGTTCATACCGGGCGTCATCGCGTTGCAGGCTCGAATAGGAATTCATAAACTCCAAAAAATTACAAGATGTTTCCTTCTGACCAACAATTATCAGCGAGATAAGTATCTAGGCGGTTCCACCGGCAGTGTACCAGACATGGAGGCTGCAACTAAAGCTGACAAGCACGTGGAAGTAAAGCGACTACCGAATCTCCAAAACAGTCGCGTACAAGGAAGCTGCAACTGTACTTCATCCATATCCCGCATTAAGAACAGCAGATCATGGACGGACCATGAATTTTAATTAGCACATTGTAAATCCATGCCGTCTCCGTTTCGGTACGTGGCGGGTCCGGGGAAGCTCCAGATTATGTGACTGTGTGCTGTCTATTCCGGCTAACGCTGAGCGTGCGAAGCCTCgcttgtgtttgtgtgttaCGCCGTAAAAAACAATGAGTTTACATCAGTCTAAGTGTTAAAAATGTGAGGATAAATAACGGAGACATGGACAGCTGAGTCAATTTCCAACAACGCATGGAACGTCGAGTATCGCAATGAGGACGTAAAGTCGGAAGGGTGCAGCGTTTCCACAGTATTCTGACGAGCTGACTTGTATTTTGGAATCGCGAAAAGCAACGCACATCATCTAGCAGTTGAAAAAGGCTTTTTTGATTTCTTGTAGACTACCTCCACACCCAAGAGAACCGAGCAGCGCGGCATGCACAGTTTTTTGTGAGCGCATCGAGGAAAGTACACACTTTGATACGGACAAAATCTGTTTTTATGTTTCGGGGCTTTTTGGATGGATCTTCGCGGCTCATGAGGTGTGGCAACACCTCTGAAAGGGTGACTTTCCTGGTTGTGTTTCCAGTTCCGTCTCCCCTCGTGTCTGTCAGtgttcctctgtgtctctgcttaTCTCGCGGCGATTTCGCCGCCATTTTCTTTCTGTATCCGTCGGTGTGCGCGGCACTATTCGCAATTTCAATCTCGTGATCGTCTTCCTGGCACTAAAGCAGCGGTTCCTCAAAAAAGTAGATGCAGAGTCTGTCTTTTCATCACAAGTCTGCACCTACATGAAATGCCGGAGTTTTTCCTTCGTGTGTCGCTGGCTTTTTCGATCGAGGCATCATCAACCCCCAAGAATTCGTTGAAACCACAGTatcgtgtctttcttctccatctgttGCGTTTCTTCAGTTCCTGTCTCGGCCGCTTACTCATCCGTTTGATCCCTTGCCTACCCGTAGGCCGTTGGGTAGGACTTCAGTATTACAAGATaaacagaagaacgacgcTGTTGATGGTTGTTGTACGACGCTTCCGCCACGGACGTCTCGATGCTCCAAAGGGCTTTTCCGCTCTcgactctctgcttcccttaCACAACCATGGAGTGGCACACCCCGGTATCCAGCGAACGTCGATTGGTCTCCACCGCCCACGGCTCTCCCGGTGAAGAGAGCGTCGTCtctgaggaggcagaaacACACACGGAAATGTTTTTATTCTGCAAACGAAGGAACTCCCTTTCCCGTACCACGCTCCACGTCTTGAACGTGTCTGTGCTGCTGTTCGCCctgttcctcgcttccttcgccgCTTGTACCCCGTCCAGCCCCTCGCTTGCGTCGTTTTGTGCCTCCACTTCTCCTTCGGCGCCACTCCTCTCCGGCCGCGTAGCCGTTCCGCCTGACCTTCTGTCTGGTGTGCGTATCTCTGTCAACGGTGACttcctctcggtctctccgtcttcttcgggagaattctctctcccttgtcttcCCGTAGGCTCCTACCTGCTCCAGCCCTCCCAtcctctccttgtcttcccCTCCTACCGTCTCACCGTCTCGCATGAAGCCGTGAAGCCCGCTGAGGCAGTTAAgcctgcttctcgcgctcgAGTCTTTCTCTTGGGCGAGAGTTTGCGACCCTTGACGGACATGCCGCtcccgctgcctctccttctggTTCCCGCGACAGGTCCACCCGCGTACTTTGTGGTGAAGCCGCCGTtcagtctcctctttcttctgcagcagccGCTGCTCCTCGTCGCAGCAGCCCTCTTCGGCCTCATGTGGTGTCTCCCTAAGCTTCAGCAGTttcaggaagaagagagacaacagcgtctcctcgcccatGAACACCAACAGGCTCTGCGAGCCTCGACGTTTGAGGGGAGACTCACACAGAGTTCGGGGCCGAGGCGAGGCGCTGCCGCTGAAGGCGAAGCTCACTTGCTTTCGAATGGAGACACAGGCAGGCTGGGCGTAGACGATGAAGACACTTCCGCTTTTCTCAAGGCCCTCGCAGCTCTCAGAGACGAACGCGCGTGTGAGAGGCGCTGAGAACGGGCGCAGACagtgaagcagagaagctgtTTTCGgtcagagaaaagaaataGGACGAGGGGAACAACCTGCGCTGGGGGGTAGGAGCACAGATGCTGGAAGAGGTTATGAGAAACGCGTGTCTTTTGACACGCGAGAGCGAAGTAAAGGTTCTGGGCGTTGTCAGCTCTCTCGAGACTCTCGAAATTGACTCGAAATAGAGACCAGGGGAAGGACTCAGGGTGACTGCAGTGTACATTCATCCTGTATGCGATTCTTTCTTCTGAAAAATAGAGACAAACGAATATACGGGGTTTGGATGTCTCACAGCCAGCCAAAGATTCGCTCGCAgcaaaaaagaagaacagacatACTTCAGGCTGACCGATACGACGAGAGTTGAAAGAGAAATGCCAAAGAGTGCGAGACGAGGGCGAACGGTTCCGTACAGTGTTACGGTTTGCTTTCTCATTATTGGTATTTGACTTCTTGGTTTCGCAGTGACACCTTGTCACCTTCCCCTATATCCGTTAGTATGTTTTCCTTGTTTTACAACTTCTCAGCAGCTGGTGAAAACTATTTTTCCGGTAAAAAAAGGGGCGGTAGCACTGCCCGGGGCTGAGCCTTAGAGCGAATGCTGGTATTCCTTACGCGACGAGCATTCGAGTTCCAGGTCAGCTCTGTTTCTTCACAGAGTAGGTCGGTCACATCTTTTCCGACTCCTTTCCCTCTGTCGGCAGACACGCGCTCAAAAGATAGAATTAGGCAGATGTGCATAGATAGAGTTACATAGATATAGAAAAACAGATCTTGATCCAAGAAGGAAGATGCTTCACACACACGCTTCCACGGTCACGGCACTTCCTTTCGCTTTTAGTTTCTGTGTAGTTTCATCCACGTCTTTACCGCAAACCCGAAACCGACTCTCGTGGAGACTCACTCAATCGAGACGCCGTCCACCAATCCCAGGGCGTTTTCGCGTGTTGTTGAAACCACCGATCGCTTTCTGCGTCGAAAAACTTGTCGGGGTTTACGTACGGCGGTTTGGCAAACGGAGTTGTACCTCTGCATGGGTTTTTCAAGTTTCAGTGGGTGCGGACAGCATGCACAGCTCTTCTCATCGTGGCTTGTCGATTTCGCGAGAAAATTCCTCGGCGAATCTAAGGGCAGGATCAAGACCTCTGGAGAACGCACCCTCCTGAATCCGAGACCTCCACTTTAACGTGTCGGAAAGGGGGTGCTGTAACGCAGTCATAAATATCTTGGCTGCATTACGTTGCTAGAGTTTCTTCGGACTGGCATTGCATCATGTCTGGTGACTTATGTCGCTTTGTGAAGAGGTCACAGTTCTCTGGGTGTCCCCATCCTGTGATCTAGCGTCGTAGGACAAATCTGGAATATTCGCAATCCCATAGGCTACTGAGGGACGAAGCATTTCGAGCTGTCTTAAGAAGAGGAGAGTCTGCTCAACAAACAAAGAGAACTTcgttgtctgtatctcatgACTGGCGTAAAAGAAAAAGTGGCCAGTGAGGCAGAAATCGCTGGACATCCACACATCAAGAGCGGCGTAGTCTTCACGACGTGGGAAAACTTGACCCGGTTCTGGTTCCGTAAAATCTTCTGCAGCCAAGCACATCGACGCCAATGAATAGATAACGGATTGCTGTCAAGATTCTTGCTTTGGTGGTATGTGTCTGCATACATATAAGGGCTTTTCCTCTTACACTTTCTTTGGGAATTTGAGAACTCATTATCTACAAGCACAGACTACCGTTTGCATGGCGGGGCCAGGCGAGATTCTATTGgtctcatatatatacatatatatctatgaGGCAGCTGGTTATTTGTACCTGAGTGGTAAACACAAGTCTTTCTCTTCATATGAACGGTAGTAGAGCGAGGATTGATACTCTGTACCGATTGATTACGTACTTGCTTCGAGTTTCACACAACGTCATGATATCTAGAAATGGCGCGTTTCGTCATACTCGCAGGTGTCGTTTTTCGTTACTTGGGTCTCCACGATTTCAGGCAGTGTGAAACTATGCAGGATAGTGATGGCTTGCCTGTCCGTATTCGGAATTCTTTGTCTCGACAAACACGAAGCCTCGAGAGGAGTCAGTGCCCTGTTCGTGAAGCAGAAGGTACAATTTATTCGACAGGTCTTGGTTCGTTAACGAAACACAGCTGACTCGGTTTACACCTTCCATTCCGATTCCTTCAGCTGTTGGAACTTGCGTTTAGACAGGAAAGCGGGTCACACGAAGCAATCTCGAGGTTCGACAGGCCCTTATCCCAGAGGGTGCTGGATAaacgctttcttctttcgccacGACTGCCGATGtccaaaaaaagagaagtcTAAGACCTGACTTCATTTCTAGCTTGGTCAATTTCCGCCTATGTGGCGCCTACCTCTCCCATTTTATATTTTAGACTTTggcctttcttcctttcacTCCACACAACTCCCTCCTGACTCTTTTCCGTTTGTGACCCTTTTTCAAAATACCCTTTCTCCACCCTCAGCAAACTGGCGGCAGCAGCCAGAGCTTGATGGCCCCGGTTCTGTCGACGCTCATcatcgcttcttcctcgagcaTCCATAGGTCCACTAtactctctgcatgcgcgcgccacacacacaccatCCCTCCGTGAatccccgtctctctcgttcggTCTTCACGGCGCCCCCCAAGTCGTCCCCgcgcctctgtttcctctgcgGCTGTATGGCTCTGGCTCTCGGCCCTCCCGCCCGCCCCACAGTTTCCTTGGTCGGAACCACCGAGTGGCTTCTCTCGAAACACCCAGTGGGCTTGTCTCCAGACGTCGGAGAGGGGCAACGGCCCCCCGCAGTCCTGCGGGCTTTTCCGAGAGCCGCCGCCTAAAGCAACGAACGAAATCACTCCGCCCTTGCCAGCGGTTCTCTCCCGATTCCCCATTCCTCGAGGTAATCGGGGGTGGAGAaactttcgcttcttctcaaCACTGGCCACGGCCAGGACACTCCCAGAGGGCCACCACGCCAGAGCGCCTACACGCATGCCGGCAGCGATGCACTCGAGTCTCCCTAAGAGTTCCAAGCGAATCGAACCTTCCTGGGATGAGACTCCCTGGGTTCGCCtccagactgcatgcactccatCCGTCGTTTCGCCAGAAGTTTCCTCGTCATTCTGCTGTTGAGACACCGGGGTGTGCGCCACTTGGGGGCCCGCAGCCGCCCCCGCAGTCGCGAGTCGTTCGTTGTGCTCCTCGGGtctcgaggagacaccccgAGGGGCGTTCGGACCGTCGCTGCAGGGCGGCGAAGAACGTGACTGAAGTTCCACGTACCCACGGTACAGAGGAGAACGCTGGGGCGTGGATGTGGAAGCCGTACTCGAAAAGGATGCTGAGATGCGAGCGGCGCATGGAATAGGAGGGCCGGTACGGTTCGCATTGGTTGCTGCGTCACTGTCTCCGTCAGAGGGCCGAGTGGTAGACCGTGAAAAGGGGTCATCAAAAGATCCGGCAGGAGGCTCTGTGTGGTATCGCCACACGTGGATCCATCCCTCAGTGGTCGCTGTGAAGAGCAGCTGTCGCTCGGGCGCAAGACACATAGCCTCGATTTTCCGACAGAAAGTGGAAGTTTGACTGGGCGTCTCTTCCTGGGCTCCGAGACGCGGAAGGCTGTACAaagcagacagacgagaagaaagacctTCCGCCACCTGCTGTCCCTGCGGCGCGGCGCAGACCTTTGAAGCATCGGCGCCTCTGTCTTTCAGCGGGGAAAacagagatggagaggcaTGCGTTCTGCCGTCTGGGGAGCCTGAGAGCGTTCCTCTCGCCACCGCCGCCACGACAAGCCGGACCCGGTAGGCCTCCTTGTCTTGAGACAGATCTGTCATATTTCTCGGTTTTTCAGCAGACCCAAAAGAGACTTTCGCAGGCGGCATTTGAGCGCCGTTTCCACTGTTTAACTCTTCTGTGCCTAATGTTCTCGACGCGGCCGCCCCaggcaaggaagaagagagatttCCGGCTTCGCCCGCACCCGCAACGCCACTTTTCGAGggcgacagaagagcgagacgatAGACACAGATGCTTCCATCATCGCATCCTaaaaaaagaaggcgaagagcgtCGTCTGCACGACCGACGCGTGGCGCGCCGACTGCCGGGATTTCCTGCCGAAGAAGGAGCCGCCCTGTCGACGCCacgtgtacgtacacctgacgGTCGCGAGCCGCAGACACCAAGAGCGTCACAGTCTCGTCAACTTTGTCGAGCACGGGTGCCTCGACGGTCAGCAAAACAGTCACGCTACCTCTGTGTGGCTGAAACACAGGAAGCGTTGTCGGAGTCCAGGGGTGTGTGCAAACTCCAGCACAAcacgaagcagcagaggcaggTGCTTCTGACCTCCCTCCGGGAGTCTGTACACCTGCCCCCgactctgtttctctctcgtgctgAGTACAATGCAGTTCCTGGTAGTTGAGATTTTGTGCGCCTTCTTCCATGGAactcgagaggaaacaaactGGAGGCGACTCGCATactcctgcttctcctcgttttcgaaGGCCCCCTGCAACCCGCCCCACAGTCTCTGCAcggagtgtatgtacagctggGTGCGCGGAACACTCGGCAGGGCCTCTGTcggctctgtctccgccagTGGCCGAGGCGGTGGAGACATCGGAGACAGTGAGGCGGCGCGAGGGGGCCCAGTGCTCTTTCTGGGCGTCGGTGTCGTCACCGCTTCTCTGGGGGGTCTGCAGAAAACTTGCAGATGGAAGAATTTTAAAGGGAATActggaagccgagagagacacgcgcgCACAGGAACGAGATGCGACAGGTTTTCTGGATCCGGCCggtctttctgctctctcagGTTCTTCGCTCGAGCGTCCTTCCACCACTGCAGCAGAAGGCTCGCGCCGCCGATGCTGTTCGCCAGGGTCT
This window of the Toxoplasma gondii ME49 chromosome VI, whole genome shotgun sequence genome carries:
- a CDS encoding hypothetical protein (encoded by transcript TGME49_243390~Predicted trans-membrane domain (TMHMM2.0):68-88:229-252), whose amino-acid sequence is MLQRAFPLSTLCFPYTTMEWHTPVSSERRLVSTAHGSPGEESVVSEEAETHTEMFLFCKRRNSLSRTTLHVLNVSVLLFALFLASFAACTPSSPSLASFCASTSPSAPLLSGRVAVPPDLLSGVRISVNGDFLSVSPSSSGEFSLPCLPVGSYLLQPSHPLLVFPSYRLTVSHEAVKPAEAVKPASRARVFLLGESLRPLTDMPLPLPLLLVPATGPPAYFVVKPPFSLLFLLQQPLLLVAAALFGLMWCLPKLQQFQEEERQQRLLAHEHQQALRASTFEGRLTQSSGPRRGAAAEGEAHLLSNGDTGRLGVDDEDTSAFLKALAALRDERACERR